The Thermodesulfobacteriota bacterium sequence CGTCTTCTCTGTTTATAAAATAGGCACACTGATGTTTGATAGAAATGTCGGACTGTTGGCCTCTGTATTAATACTGCTATTTCCCATCATCCTGAAGCACAGCGTAATTTACTATTTGGACCTTCCCTTGACGGCTATGGTTGCCCTAGGCACTTTCTTCATCCTGAAATCTAATTATTTCCAGAATACCAAATTCTCCGTTATCTCCGGCTTTTGCTTTGGACTGGGAATGCTTACCAAATGGACATACCTCTTCTTTGTCCTGGGTCCGCTCGGCTATTTGGCATTTCGAGCCTTTTACCCGGCTACCTCCCAGGAGGGTGCTTTGGAAAGGGCTTACCATTTCAAAAAAGTACTAAGGAATATAGCCCTTTTTGTGCTTGCATCCATCGTCACTTTCGGACCTTATTATTTCCCGATTCTCCCGGCGCTCATAGGAGAGACTTTGAGGTTTTCCGGAGGCCCCATTGCCCATGGGCCTGATTCTCTTCTATCCTATGCTTCTGTCTATTTTTATCCAGCCGCCTTATGGAATGATATGATAACACCTGTCGGTCTTGTCCTCTTTATTGCCGGACTGGTTCTATTGCTGTTTTCAAATAGCAAACAAAAAACCCTTCTTTCAATTTGGATACTCATCCCTTATTGCATTTTCACCTTCCTGATACAAAACAAGCAACCCCGGTACATGATGCCTTGGTTGATTCCGATTTCCTTTTTAATCTCCTTTTTTCTCATCGAGGTCGGGTCTGTTAAAGTTCTAGATGGTAGATTTGGTCTTAAGAGATATGCTATCTCTCTTTTCCTAATTCTCTTCTCTATACTCTTTTTCAGAGAGAATTTACAGCTGAGAAACACTATTATCGATAACTCGAGAGAGGAATGGAAGGTTAAAGAAATAGTTTCTGCCATCGAAGAGGATATGAACAGAATTGGCCGAATCAATCGGTACGATATGCCGATGTACATGGGTGTTATACCAGACCACCGCTATATAAACGGTCAGACCATTCGCTACTATACTACACTTAAGATGCTTCCGTTGAATGTAATAAAGCTACAAAATTATGAAGGTACAGCCTTTGAAGAATTCGTTCAAAAGTTTTACCGGTATGACTACATCTTGACCAAGAACTCGGCCAACATAGCGATAAGCCCCTTTCAAGAATCTATAGATAGGATGCACGAGTTCTTCTATTCTCATATCGGGAGCTTCCGGCATTTAAGGAGCTTTCAAGAGCCCGATGGTTCTGAGGTCTCGCTTTTCAGGAAGAAATTCTAAGCTTGACTCCCGGGTGTGTGAGAATTTCGGCGGGACCCCTATCATTTTTTGAGTTTCCTCAAAAATTTGATTTGATAGGGCAAAAAATCATGCCACCATACGCTCAAACAAACATTCAACTCTTCAACCAGCTCCACCGTGAGGGTTACTCGAATGAAGAGATCCTTCTTGTCCGGAATGCTTACCAGCTAGCGATGCGACTATTCACCGGCCAATACCGTCCCTCCGGGGATACGTTCATCTCTCATCTGGTAGGCACAGCCAGCATACTCGCCTCCCTACGCACACCGATAAACATAGTAACGGCAGGTCTTCTTCACGCCGCCTATATCCACGGCGATTTTGGCCTCATG is a genomic window containing:
- a CDS encoding glycosyltransferase family 39 protein → MKWSVCYLLLLFLVSLYGINIYSLTSGDSAPPMWDEAVHLRDSLVYYNILGNPSQVNLEVIKDLINKSEQYPLIRPSGYYPPLVPISTSFWYFVFGTSAKVAIMSNMIFIFILVFSVYKIGTLMFDRNVGLLASVLILLFPIILKHSVIYYLDLPLTAMVALGTFFILKSNYFQNTKFSVISGFCFGLGMLTKWTYLFFVLGPLGYLAFRAFYPATSQEGALERAYHFKKVLRNIALFVLASIVTFGPYYFPILPALIGETLRFSGGPIAHGPDSLLSYASVYFYPAALWNDMITPVGLVLFIAGLVLLLFSNSKQKTLLSIWILIPYCIFTFLIQNKQPRYMMPWLIPISFLISFFLIEVGSVKVLDGRFGLKRYAISLFLILFSILFFRENLQLRNTIIDNSREEWKVKEIVSAIEEDMNRIGRINRYDMPMYMGVIPDHRYINGQTIRYYTTLKMLPLNVIKLQNYEGTAFEEFVQKFYRYDYILTKNSANIAISPFQESIDRMHEFFYSHIGSFRHLRSFQEPDGSEVSLFRKKF